The following is a genomic window from Geminicoccaceae bacterium.
GGACCAGGCGAGGGCGCGCCACCAGAAGCGCAGGGGTCCGAGAATGGAGGGGAGGCGGAGTTCGGCTCTCTGGGGGCAGGCGCCAGCGACGAAGGCCGGTGTCACCAGTTCGAATGTCGCTTCCAGTTTATGTATTCGCGACGCCGAGGAAACGCCGCTGCCTGTCGCGGTCATAAAAGCGCCTTCTTCCCATATTCACCTACCAGTAACAATCAGTGGCGGGAGCAGGTCAAGGCGAAAATTCTCTCAAGTCTTCAACCGAACCATCGGGATCCGCGGTGCCGATGGAAATGTCGACCGTGCATTTCATCAAGACGTCACGCCGGAGGTCCGTTTCATCGTCCGGGGACGTTCAGCGAGGCGGCTAACTCAAATGGGAAATTGTACGCAGACAGAAACATGGCACGACTGCGACCGGCGATGACCCCGCGCTGCGAGCTTGCGGTGCCGCCACCGGCGGATTCGGGCTCGGTGGCGCAAGTGACCTTTCTTTCGCCGGTGGCGTTCGAGCGCGAGGGGGCGCTCGCCGTCGATCGGGAGATGTTGCTGGGCAGCCTGTTGTCGCGGATCGCCGGGGTGATGGCATGGCATGGCATCGTGCCCGAGGCGGACTGGGCGGAGCTGGCGCGCGCGGAGGCGGGGATCGAGTTCGATACGGGCGGGCTGCGCCCGGTGGCGTTCGAGCGTGTGTCGGCGCGTCAGGGGCGGCGGATCCCGATGCACGGCTTTCTCGGGAGTTGCACGCTCACGGGCGATCTCGGCCCCTGGCTGCCGCTGCTGCATCTGGCCCCCTGGCTGCATCTCGGCAGTCACACGGCTTTCGGCATGGGCCGCTGTGCGGTGGCGGTCAGCGAGGGCGGGTGAGCGTTGGGGCGTGGTCAGAAACCCGTGACTCCTGCCCCACGGCCGCGAACCATCGGCCTGGCAATCTGGCCCGCTTCACCCAAACCGCGAGCTGGCAACCTCGCTCCCTTTTCTGCCTGCGCACCGGTTTCGGCGGTGTACAGCACCGCCAGGGCCTCCGGGATCTTGTTTGTTGGGCGAGGTTTGATCGGCATTCGAAGGTCACTTCGCACAATCGGAAAATGGCCGATTTATCGTTGTGTCTGCTCAATCATTTGAAATATCTTGAAAATTTCTTTAAATATCAGCAGTTTGTGTTGTTTCTCTTTGGTTGATTATCTCCAGCCAGTCAATGAATACTTTGGTATCGGCGCTCTCCGTTTCTGGTACAAGCACGACATAGTTCCCTCCGGTTGGATGAAATCCAAAGGGAGCGGTCAGGCGCCCGGCCTTCAGATCGTTCCGGACAAGAACTTCCGGTGCGATTGCAACGCCCAAGCCTGCCGTCGCCGCTTCCAGCAAGAAGTAGAAATGCTCGAATTCCCTTCCTCCCGGGGGAAGCGTGTGCCCCGTCGCTCTGCACCAGTCTGCCCATGCCAGGGGGCGTGTGCGCGTGTGCAGAAGCGGGAGTTCGGCTATTTCATCCCACGTTATGTGAGGGATCTTGGGGAGAATGCCGGGACTCACGACAGGGCCGGCCCGATCGGCAAACAACTCAATTGCGCGAGAATGCAACCACGGACCTGAGCCCACTCGAATTGCAGCATCGAAACGATCCCGGGCAAAATCTACAGGCCCATCGTCTGCGGTCATGCGTATCTCTATGTCCGGGTGCCGTTCGTGAAAATCAAACAGATGCGGGATAAGCCAGCGCATGGCGAAGGTGCCTAGGCAGGAGATATCCAGTGTGCGCCGGCCCCGCCGCCGCACGCGGGCAACAGCCGTTTCGATCCGATCAAAAGCATCCTGAAGCGTGGCGTGAAGTTCGCGAGCTGCCTGACTGGGAACCAGCTTGTTGCGTGGACCTTTGAAGAGAACGATGCCAAGCGTGTCTTCCAACCTCCTCACCTGGCGGCTCACGGCACCATGGGTGACACCGAGCTCACCGGCAGCCAGCTTCATCTGGCCATGGCGCATCGTTGCTTCGAATGCGCGGAGTGCTGTCAAGGGCAGCATGCTTCGTTTCATGTGCATTTTTATCACATGAATCTGGAGGAATCATCGTTTTTCTTTGGCCCATTTGAACGAATATAAATCGCCATGGCACATGAAAACACACTCCTCCACGTCGACATGACTGTCCCCGGGGCAATCACGCCCGGTGTCATGAACCTCTGGTACCGAAACCTCGCGACACGACGAATTCTTGCCTGCTTGCCTGTCCGCGGACTGCAGGATGCCGGCATTCCTGAAATCCGGCGCGTGACCGAGATCGCCAAGCCGTTTCGGTGCCCATAAATGGAGAACCACGTCTTTGCAGCGGTATTGGTCGCAGCCTTGCTTCATGCGGGCTGGAACTCGGTCGTCAAACTCGGTCTGGATCGGGTTTCCACGGTGCTGTTGCTTGCTCTCGTGCAGGCGCTCATTGCCGTGCCCATACTGCCTTTCGTGCCGCAACCGGCTAACGGGGCATGGCCATGGATCATCGTGGCAGCGGTGCTGCACACCGGATACAAGGTGTTCCTGGTGCAAGCCTATGCCCACGCCGACCTGAGCCAGGCCTACCCGCTCGCGCGCGGAACTGCACCTTTGATTGTCACATTGGTGTCCGTGGCCGTCCTTGGTGTCTCGCTGGACAAGACAGAGATCCTCGCAATCTCCTGCATTTCCGCAGGCATCCTCGTCATGGCAGCGCGCGGTTCTTCGGAAGGCCGGATGCGCGGGAAAGCCCTGTTCTACGCCGCAGGAACGGCGGGATTCACGGCCAGCTACACCCTGGTTGACGGAATCGGTGCACGGGTTGCGGGAACATCGTCCGGCTTCATTCTCTGGATGGTTATCGGCGATGCCATCGGCATGGTGGCCTATGCACTCCGGACACGCGGGACGACAGCTTTTCCGGCAATGCTGCCGGCGTGGAAAACCGGGATTGCAGCCGGTACGATGTCGCTCGGCTCTTACTGGATCGCGGTCTGGGCCTTCACGCAGGCTCCCATAGCCCTGGTGGCGGCACTCCGCGAGTCCAGCATCCTGTTCGCCGTTCTGATCGCGGCGCTTGTC
Proteins encoded in this region:
- the cas6 gene encoding CRISPR system precrRNA processing endoribonuclease RAMP protein Cas6; amino-acid sequence: MARLRPAMTPRCELAVPPPADSGSVAQVTFLSPVAFEREGALAVDREMLLGSLLSRIAGVMAWHGIVPEADWAELARAEAGIEFDTGGLRPVAFERVSARQGRRIPMHGFLGSCTLTGDLGPWLPLLHLAPWLHLGSHTAFGMGRCAVAVSEGG
- a CDS encoding LysR family transcriptional regulator; its protein translation is MKRSMLPLTALRAFEATMRHGQMKLAAGELGVTHGAVSRQVRRLEDTLGIVLFKGPRNKLVPSQAARELHATLQDAFDRIETAVARVRRRGRRTLDISCLGTFAMRWLIPHLFDFHERHPDIEIRMTADDGPVDFARDRFDAAIRVGSGPWLHSRAIELFADRAGPVVSPGILPKIPHITWDEIAELPLLHTRTRPLAWADWCRATGHTLPPGGREFEHFYFLLEAATAGLGVAIAPEVLVRNDLKAGRLTAPFGFHPTGGNYVVLVPETESADTKVFIDWLEIINQRETTQTADI
- a CDS encoding EamA family transporter; translated protein: MENHVFAAVLVAALLHAGWNSVVKLGLDRVSTVLLLALVQALIAVPILPFVPQPANGAWPWIIVAAVLHTGYKVFLVQAYAHADLSQAYPLARGTAPLIVTLVSVAVLGVSLDKTEILAISCISAGILVMAARGSSEGRMRGKALFYAAGTAGFTASYTLVDGIGARVAGTSSGFILWMVIGDAIGMVAYALRTRGTTAFPAMLPAWKTGIAAGTMSLGSYWIAVWAFTQAPIALVAALRESSILFAVLIAALVLRERVSGWRWLSACAIASGVALMKV